aacgtCGAAATCagccatactaagcaataagagatcaactctagtctccaatcccccaatagtcactacacacgaccgatatacacggtcaacaacaatggtgtcgcccactggcgtagatacatgaacagatgaacttaaggactcacggggcatatccgataatgagcaaaatacgatgatacatacgaataagtggaaccagggttaaataatatagaggcatccatgtggcatactgagacaatacatgtgatcattgcatctgaagcaacaacatctagtCTGGtaggaataacatagaatcgggcctgaccgccacctgatcagcctccccctcttgggcgacctctagctacctaagccccaccccgagttggctgggtaggtggtgaagtaactggtgctgaagtcgtagtctgattCCTCTACTGAGCTGGACCTCCCGAAAGGCATGAGcaatatctctttatgtgacccaaatctccaTACTAAAAACAAACCATCTCTGAAAATAGCGGCAAGTACTGAGGTGGACCTCGAGAACTAGAATACccgctagaagcacccggtgtagatgaaccctgagctgaaggagcacgggacaaactctgagctggaagggcactgagagatgactgactgtgacgagcactatatgaaccatagctggatgatgcaccatggtgaactggaTGAGCCATCTACGCGGGCCTATATAGACGACCCCTGCTATGGTAAGACTGTCCCCTAGAATGAACACCACTGGGACCATCCGAaccttgaggcctcttggcctccctctccttatgctcctgactacggaccatctctatatgcctagcaatatcaaccacctcgtcaaaggtagcaccagatactctctccctagtcataagcaaccgcaacaGATATGTGAGGTCATCAATGAACCTACTAATCCTCTCCccatctgtgggaaccaaccaaagtgcatgacgagccaactccgaaaacctcatctcgtactgggtcacagacatgccattcTTATGAAGCTTCTCAAACTGTATGTGCATCTCCTCCCTGCGAGACTATGGcgtgaacttctccaagaagataacggagaactcatgccatataagtggtgctgcaccgactagcctgcgcctctcataggcCCCCCACCATCTGAAAGCAGCCCTagtaaactaaaaagtagtgaatgagatcccactggtctctagaatacctgccgTGCAAAGAATCCGTTGGCACCTGTCCAAAAATTCCTGGGCATCCTCAGACTCAGTGACACTAAATGATGGTGGCTAAAGCCTtctaaacctctcaagtctcctctactcatcattAGTCATAATGAAACCCACCTGGACCAAAACAGCTGCAACCAGGTGGGCTAGTAGTACcctcggtgtctgaagtccctgcatcacctgctctggagtacgagcggtgggggtatgagtacctcccccggcctgagaagtagaTGGTGCGGCCTAAACCGAAACTACCTGAGCAAAGccgggccaaagcctcctgaaggcctggaatcataataggcacagcTAGTGCCTGAGTTGGCCCCGCTGGCTCAACCACATCCGGAACCTGctcttgagctggagcaactagtggatcTACAGGTGTTGCTCTAGCTGAAGTAcaagctgcacctctgcccctactacGACCTCGGCCGATCGTGGCCCTAGATGGTGGTACTGATGGCTGGCTGTCCTATCCGGAAGCAtgtgtcctcacaatctgtgtGAGAATAGAACAACAAAAATTTAGTGACCGGAataaacaaattcgcacgacaagaatacaagaatatgaagtttcctaagggttcggcagcctctcaaagataagtaccgatgtctccgtaccgatctgaaagactctactaaacctgctcatgactcgtgagacttatataacctaggctctgataccaacttgtcacgacccaaaactcgacCTATCATGATGGCCCCTATcatagaactaggcaagccgacacatcGCACATGCtaacacttttaaatgaaaaatcaGAATAACATAGGTTTAAATCATCAAACTCTCAAAAACTGGATAGAAGGCCAAAACCCAATacagaaattcccaacatcggggcgTCACTGAGTACGTGAGcatctatacaacacaagtctggAAATACTGTCTATAAAAGACTAAAACTAAGTACATAAAGTAGAAAAatagggaagaagagacaaggtctgcgaatgccggGCAGCTAAGGAATCTCCAACGATTAAGCTGCGTAAAAAAAAGCAACACCCACTGtgaccagaagcacctggatctgcacacgaagtgcagggtgtagcgtaagtataaccaactcagtaagtaagaAGACTAAATAAtagactaaaagtagtgacgagcttcacggatATAATTTAATTTACGGAAATTTCAACATAgaaagataggcatgctttcaagtttagtAGTTAAACTCAGTGTAAGTaagatagatcaattctgaatgatatgaggaatacgacctctctatatctacatgccaatgtacatgctatATGTAATGTACCATACTAGAAGCTTCATACACTCACACTTTCGGAACAcccaatcactcagtattgtatatggccaatccagcccagggaaaatccatcccaaatatatatcaAACTCTCAAAAACTGGATAGAAGGCCAAAACCCAATacagaaattcccaacatcggggcgtcactgagtacatgagcgtctatacaacacaagtctaGAAATACTATCTATAAAAGACTAAAACTAAGTACATAAAGCAGaaaatagggaaggagagacaaggtctgcgaacgccgggcAGCTAAGGAATCTCCAACGATCAAGCTGCATAAAacaatcaacacccactgtgaccagaagcacctggatctgcccatgaagtgcagggtgtagcgtaagtacaactaactcagtaagtaacaagactaaataatggattgaaagtagtgacgagcttcatggATATAATTCAATTTACGGAAATTTCAACATAgaaagataggcatgctttcaagttcagcaGTTAAACTTGGTGCAAGTaagatagatcaattctgaatgatatgaggaatacgacctctctatatctacatgccaatgtacatgttgTAATTAATGTACCACACTAGAAGCTTCATACACTCACACTTTCGGAACACCCAATCACGAGATCCATGCATAAATAaacaaaacatgttgcggcgtgcagcccgatcccataaatatcactcataatctggccatcggcctcacttagtcatcaatctctccagtctctcgggctctcagtaatcatgataatcagcccaaatagCAATGATATGATGTTTCAATAATTAATAATAGAGATAGATAAAATATGCAAGCAAaaatgtgactgagtataaaatagcaatttagcagataattcaacatgtatacgacctttgtgggtccctacagtgccaacacatagtctaaacatgc
The DNA window shown above is from Nicotiana tomentosiformis chromosome 8, ASM39032v3, whole genome shotgun sequence and carries:
- the LOC138897543 gene encoding uncharacterized protein, which codes for MHIQFEKLHKNGMSVTQYEMRFSELARHALWLVPTDGERISRFIDDLTYLLRLLMTRERVSGATFDEVVDIARHIEMVRSQEHKEREAKRPQGSDGPSGVHSRGQSYHSRGRLYRPA